The following proteins are co-located in the Candidatus Kapaibacterium thiocyanatum genome:
- a CDS encoding amino acid transporter, with amino-acid sequence MSFRRSLGPLDATMLVAGSMIGSGIFIVSAGIAGMVQTPGLLLGVWVLTGFLTLIAALSYGELAGMMPEAGGQYVYLREAFGPLAGFLYGWTLFTVIQTGTIAAVAMAFAKFTAVLIPGLAESQILFHLGPVSVSAAQIVAIASIIVLTALNARGVKLGKIVQNIFTSTKLVAVIGLAVVGIAIGVGSEAWTSNMSAFWNAPVLGADGPSSILAVIAVAMVGTIFSSDAWNNITFVASEVQNPKRTIPLSLFWGVLIVTGLYLLVNVAYLSLLPILGSPEGADVMSRGIQYAVNDRVGTAAAEVMFGTNGAFIMAILIMVSTFGCNNGLILSGARAYYAMAVDGLFFAKARTLNGNDVPATALWIQCLWAGVLCLSGQYGNLLDYVVMAVLLFYILTIVSIFRLRRLRPDAERPYKAIGYPVLPALYVVLASAICVCLLIYKPGYTWPGVGLVALGLPVYFIWTKGKGRTA; translated from the coding sequence ATGTCGTTCCGCCGCTCCCTCGGTCCGCTCGATGCCACGATGCTCGTTGCCGGTTCAATGATCGGTTCGGGCATCTTCATCGTCAGCGCAGGTATCGCCGGTATGGTGCAGACGCCAGGTCTGCTGCTGGGTGTATGGGTGCTCACGGGCTTCCTGACCCTCATCGCCGCGCTCTCCTATGGAGAGCTTGCCGGTATGATGCCCGAGGCCGGTGGACAGTACGTGTACCTGCGAGAGGCCTTCGGGCCTCTCGCAGGTTTCCTCTACGGATGGACGTTGTTCACGGTGATCCAGACCGGTACGATCGCTGCCGTGGCGATGGCCTTCGCCAAGTTCACGGCCGTCCTGATACCGGGCCTGGCCGAGAGCCAAATCCTCTTCCATCTCGGGCCGGTATCCGTGAGTGCGGCACAGATCGTAGCCATTGCATCCATCATCGTGCTCACGGCCCTGAATGCCCGCGGTGTGAAGCTGGGCAAGATCGTGCAGAACATCTTCACCTCGACGAAGCTCGTCGCCGTCATCGGCCTGGCCGTCGTCGGTATCGCCATTGGGGTCGGAAGCGAAGCATGGACGTCCAACATGTCCGCATTCTGGAACGCTCCGGTCCTCGGCGCAGATGGTCCGTCCAGTATCCTGGCCGTGATCGCGGTAGCGATGGTGGGGACGATCTTCTCCAGCGACGCATGGAACAACATCACCTTCGTGGCCTCCGAAGTACAGAACCCTAAGCGCACGATACCGCTGTCGCTGTTCTGGGGCGTGCTGATCGTGACGGGGCTCTATCTGCTCGTGAACGTCGCCTATCTGAGTCTGCTGCCCATTCTCGGCTCGCCCGAGGGCGCTGACGTGATGTCGCGCGGAATCCAGTACGCCGTCAACGACCGCGTGGGAACGGCTGCTGCCGAAGTCATGTTCGGAACGAACGGCGCCTTCATCATGGCCATCCTGATCATGGTGTCGACGTTCGGCTGCAACAACGGTCTGATCCTGTCCGGCGCCCGGGCATACTATGCGATGGCCGTGGATGGCCTGTTCTTCGCGAAGGCCCGTACCCTGAACGGGAACGACGTACCTGCGACAGCTCTGTGGATCCAGTGCCTGTGGGCGGGTGTCCTGTGCCTGAGCGGTCAGTACGGCAATCTGCTCGACTACGTCGTGATGGCCGTCCTCCTGTTCTACATCCTGACCATCGTCAGCATCTTCCGTTTGCGGCGCCTTCGCCCGGATGCCGAACGTCCGTACAAGGCCATCGGCTATCCCGTCCTGCCGGCACTCTACGTCGTCCTGGCGTCGGCCATCTGCGTATGTCTGCTGATCTACAAACCGGGGTATACGTGGCCCGGTGTCGGTCTCGTGGCCCTGGGTCTACCCGTCTACTTCATCTGGACGAAGGGGAAGGGGCGGACGGCGTGA
- a CDS encoding amino acid transporter, translating into MGFNLTFKKDINELQSDAAHNHDLKRTLSAWNLVALGIGAIIGAGLFSLTGIAAADHAGPAVSISFVIAAVGCAFAGLCYAEFASMIPVAGSAYTYSYATLGELFAWIIGWDLVLEYAVGAATVAISWSAYLVKFLEYFKVHLPHWMMASPWQVVKMADGTEVSGIINIPAMVIVFAASFLLIVGIQESARANAIIVFLKVAVVIVFIGLGFMYINYDNLDPFIPANTGTFGSFGWSGIFRGAALVFFAFIGFDAVSTAAQEAKNPQKDMPIGILGSLAVCTVLYVLFSFVMTGVANYTEFKGAAAPVAVAIDHMNIAWLKPAINLAIIAGYSSVILVMLLGQSRVFFTMSKDGLLPKLFSESHPKYKTPWKSNLLFAVLVAVFAGLAPITLVGEMTSIGTLFAFVMVCAGVIILRKSDPDRPRPFKTPLVPLVPILGIVACTALMLSLDLEHWARLIIWLAIGLVVYYGYSVKNSKVRQAARKS; encoded by the coding sequence ATGGGATTCAACCTTACCTTCAAGAAGGACATCAACGAGCTGCAGAGCGATGCGGCTCACAACCATGACCTGAAAAGGACACTGTCGGCGTGGAATCTCGTCGCCCTTGGCATCGGCGCCATCATCGGTGCGGGGCTCTTTTCGTTGACGGGGATCGCCGCTGCCGATCATGCCGGTCCCGCCGTATCGATTTCCTTCGTCATCGCCGCCGTTGGGTGTGCCTTCGCCGGACTGTGCTACGCCGAATTCGCCTCGATGATTCCCGTCGCGGGCAGTGCCTATACGTATTCCTATGCGACGCTCGGCGAGCTCTTCGCATGGATCATCGGATGGGACCTTGTCCTCGAGTATGCCGTGGGTGCCGCTACCGTGGCCATATCGTGGAGCGCCTATCTGGTGAAGTTCCTCGAATACTTCAAGGTCCACTTGCCGCACTGGATGATGGCTTCGCCATGGCAGGTCGTGAAGATGGCCGACGGAACGGAGGTCAGCGGTATCATCAACATCCCTGCGATGGTGATCGTCTTCGCCGCCTCTTTCCTGCTGATCGTGGGAATCCAGGAGTCGGCGCGGGCCAACGCCATCATCGTCTTCCTCAAGGTCGCCGTCGTCATCGTCTTCATCGGCCTCGGCTTCATGTACATCAACTACGATAATCTCGATCCGTTCATTCCTGCCAATACGGGTACCTTCGGTTCCTTCGGATGGAGCGGCATCTTCCGCGGTGCGGCACTGGTCTTCTTCGCCTTCATCGGCTTCGACGCGGTATCGACTGCGGCGCAGGAAGCGAAGAATCCACAGAAGGACATGCCCATCGGTATTCTCGGTTCGCTGGCCGTCTGTACGGTCCTCTACGTGCTGTTCTCCTTCGTGATGACGGGCGTGGCGAACTATACGGAGTTCAAGGGTGCAGCGGCTCCCGTGGCCGTGGCCATCGATCACATGAACATCGCCTGGCTGAAGCCGGCCATCAATCTGGCCATCATCGCCGGTTATTCGTCGGTGATCCTGGTGATGCTGCTCGGTCAATCTCGTGTCTTCTTCACGATGAGCAAGGATGGCCTGCTGCCCAAGCTCTTCTCCGAAAGCCATCCCAAGTACAAGACGCCGTGGAAGAGCAACCTGCTCTTCGCCGTTCTCGTCGCCGTTTTCGCAGGTCTGGCGCCGATCACGCTTGTGGGCGAGATGACGTCGATCGGTACGCTCTTCGCCTTCGTGATGGTCTGCGCGGGTGTCATCATCCTGCGCAAGTCCGATCCCGATCGCCCGCGTCCGTTCAAGACGCCGCTGGTACCCCTGGTGCCGATTCTCGGTATCGTGGCATGTACGGCGCTTATGCTGTCGCTCGACCTCGAGCACTGGGCCCGTCTGATCATCTGGCTCGCCATCGGTCTCGTCGTCTACTACGGATACAGCGTCAAGAATTCCAAGGTTCGTCAAGCGGCCAGGAAGTCCTGA